GGTCTTGCTGGTGCTACCTGTGATGCTGTCCCATTAAACTTGGGCATCCACCTCTGGTCTGTTGGTGGCTGCTGCCATTGCctcctgcagcatgctgctgagCCATGCAGGAAGGCATCTGCTGAGCCCTGTCTGCTGCACCCTCCTCCATGGTGTATAACTGTGGGCCTCTAAATGCTGTGTTTGTTAATGGTGTCTTCTGAATGGCAGGCATTCCTCCTGCTCGCTGTGTGGGGGAAGACCACACCACCTGCAGTTTTCCTCTGGACGCTGCCTCATGAAGTCTTGCTTTGAATTGACTGATCCTCTCCTCAGATAGCTCATCGAAACGAGTGCAAcagctgttctgctgtgctTGGGGACTTGTCCTAACACTACTCTACTGTACCACTGAGTGGGATAATTAGCGTGGCTGAGGAGGTTGCAGTAGCTGCACTCCTGCGGGTGCTGGACTTCTCTCAACTGCGCCGGAGCGGCCGCTGCCACCATTCATTGCAGCCTTGTTGGCTGTCCTGCTCCTGGGCAGAAGCTGTTCTCACTAAGTGCCTCCCTTGGGAAAGCAGTGCTTTCTCTCATCTCCGAATTCTGTTCTCAGCCCCTTTTGCATCCCTCTCTCTGTTCAGGCTCAATCGCTGGCCACGTTTCTTCTTCAGATGGGGCTGCTGTCCCGTTCAAGCAGTGCCTGCTTGCTGAAGCTCTTTGCTCAGCAAGGTCTCGGCTAGTTGCCAAGCTCTTGTCCTCATGCtggattttatatatttttttatagttGTACTTTTTGAAGTACAGGCTGTAGCGATTCTTTCTAAGCTGTAGCAGGGTTTGGTGATGTAGGTCCTGGTGCCTTTACCTTGGTGTAGGTGTCCTTGCACCGAGTCAGCTGTGACTTGATCGTCAGTATTACATGCTGCTTTAACTCGTTTTGTGTATTGAGTAGAACTCTTTTGTCCTGAGACACAATAAATATTAAGATATTTTACTCTACGAAACTGCCCTGGCTTTTCTATTAATCTCCTGGAAATTCTTCTCAAgtccctgcaagcagcagcagcaacccAGCTGCAAAGTGATGTGCTGACCCCAGGCCAGCTGGTGACCGCTGGGCCTCTGCAGCTCATGTTTCTCAAATACTCACCGGTGCCCTTGTGCTTACAAATAACTTTTGTAAttgaattttcttcataaaaaaaacGTTGTGCAACTGTGCTGAAACAAAAGGCCTGAAGCATCTcagcccaggagctgctggaggaatgCAGAGGCCGGAGTTCAGCCCTGGTGCAAAGTGTGTCCATCCTGTGCTGTcctgtgctcagagcacagtgtgctgcagcaccactgGAGCCAGGAGATGTGGATGGAAGGTTTGtgtgtgctcagagctgctcttccTTGTGCTCTCTCAGTGCTAGGCACTGCTGCCCTGAGCGTGGTGGTTTAATGGAAAGCTCCCCTTGGAAGTGGGAATGTTTTCAGTTCACAATCATCAAAGCTgtgagggctgtggggtggTGGAGTGAAGGTGTGGGTGTGAGTGGCAGCTCTTTGTCATCATGCTTCTCCTGTGTAGGCAAGCTGCCCCAGCACCCTGCGGGATAGGGCAGGTGGAGGGCAGCTTCACTGCTGATGGAGGAAGCTGGAGGGAAGCAGCTTGAAGTGCTTGCGTCTCCTTTGACCTCACTGAATAAATCAAGCTGGTGTCAGCCCCTGCTGGCTGTTGAGAGCCTCGTGGGTTTGGAAGGCGAGGCAGAGTGCGTCAAGAGcatgggagcagctgcagagagtGGAACTGATGGATGGAGATCAAGCAACAACACGTGAGAAGCAGGGCTGTGTTTGGGTACACCTTTCTTCTTGGTAAAGCCATGCAAAAGCAAGGAGGCATGGAATTATCCCTGTTTGACTGGCTTTGGTGCCAGGCTGGTCAGAGCTGCCTTTACCCTGCTGGCTTTTTACCTGTCTGGCTGTGCGTGCAGGCGTGGACTTGCatgcaaaacactgctttgcTAGTGCAGGTGGCTGTGGAAATGCCTCTGATGGAGACATCCGTGCTTGTGGGGGGACTCACCAGAAATGCCTGGCTGTCCCCAGGGCTACCCGCAGTCCCCAGGGATGGCTGTACAGGGAGCCCTATGCACGCatggctgagcagctcagcacgTCTCTGTGCCACACACTTCTACAATCAGCAGTCCCACAGGGAGCTCGGtgccctgccctgtgctggggatgGCTTCCACTGAGCAGTGTGTGCTTCTTGGGTGACATGGGGAGGGCTTTGGTCAGTGACGCCTGTGGGGTGTCAGAGCTGCTTGGCAGCATTTGGCTCCCAGGAGAGCTGAAGCTCAGGAGGCTCGAACAGCAGGCTGTGAGCCCCTGGATTGCTGCAGGGGATGCATGGGGCTAGCCCTTGggtcagctctgtgctttgagAGTCTTAAATCCTCAGGCGTGATTTGGCTGAAAAGGAGAGGGGCTTtggggagctgagctgccaAAGGACCTGAGGATGTTTTCCTGTTATTTGTCTAAGCCTAATCACCACTTTGCTGAtgcagggagggaaagaaacatTCACTCCTAAGCTGTGTGTTTGCCTGGGGCTGGCTAAACGGTGGGCTGCTGGCCAggccctgctgggagctgaacATGGGGATTGGGGCAGGGTGCCTGCAGGGACACAGTGCTGGGGACACACTGCATATGGGGATGTGGAGcctgaggggctgcagcagtgcctgtgatGAGTACTCAGCACCTGCTGATTGCTGATGTGCATCCTCCTTTGCTGGAACAGGTGTTTTTGTGGGTGAAATCAAAAGAGACAAAATCTGAGATTTGGGCTGTGAAGGTTGAGCATCCTCCTCAGTGTGGCAGCAGTTTGAAGActattttttgtctttgcaggCTTTGCCTGTTTCTTGGCTGGGGGACAGCTGATGGCACTCAGGGCCATTTGCACCTCAATTTCCTCCAGTTTTGGTTGCCGTTTTTCTGCTGGCTACCACTTGGGCTCTTTGTGCAGGGAGCCCCGTCACCCTGCAAGATGCTAGGGGCACCTGGAGCTGTCACAGCTGTCACCGGAGACTCCTGAACATCCCCAAGGGCACCAAAGCTGAGAGGTGCCGAGTGTTGTTGACAAGTGCTGGCTCTGCCAGGAACACACTGGGGACCCCAGCACGTTCTCAGCAAGGCGACTCCCTGCACCTGAGTTATGGCTGCTCACAAGGAAGCAGCCGAGCAATTAGATCACTCCTCAGACCCATTAAGCATCACAGGCTGAGACGAAACgactttccattttctttgcaatCGCTCATATAGGACATTTATTGCTTGCCTCTCAGTGGGGCGATGACGCCAGCCTGGCCCAGCCCTCGGAGCCACGCTCGGAGTCTGCAGCCTGTTTGGGGGTCCCACGGCCTGCAGGGCTCTACCTGGGGGCTCAGTGGGTGTGCACAGGGCTTACACACGGCCCAGCATGCGTGCGATCCACCAGTTGCAGGGCATGATGATACGGCAGATCACCCTGCCGCCCTGGTAGCAGTACGGGTAGGGGTAGTAGCCCAGCAGCGGCTCGCAGACCCGCCGGCAGTAGCGGTTGGCGCGGCGGCACTGTGCACAGCAGTAGCCCCGCTCATCCCACAGCGGGTGGAACTCCAGCCCGTTTTCTGTCTGTGAGAGAGAGTCAGCTGTCAGTGCggcctgggtgctgctgggcaccCCAACGCGTGCTTCCCCACACTCACGTAGTCGTTGACAGGCAGGTCCTCTTCTGTCAGCTGCCGTGTCCGGCGCTTGGGTCCTGGTAGGGCAGCCTCCATCCCACGCTCATTGCccccatccagccagttctGGTCATCCGTGAACAGCCCGGTATCTTCTTCTGTTCTTGCCAGGCCAGCCAGCTCTGGAGCTGTGGGAAGAACCCGTATTTACAGATCCCCAGCTTGGACCCTCTGATGCAACGTCATCTGGGGCACTTTCAACCCTGCTGGGTTGTTTGGAAGGATAGAATCATTGCAGTTCAgaaaaacctctaagatcatccagtccaatccaacccacccccaccatatccataaccacatccctcagtgccacatccctacGGCTttggaacacctccagtgatCCCACcactccttgggcagcctgtgccagtggcatcactgctctttccgTGAAGAAACttctcctaacatccaacctgagcGTTCTTACGAGCACTTCTGGCCCTGCTACAGCACTGCTTGTCGTTTAGGCCAGACCTATTGTGACACTGATTTCCTTTGCTGAAATTTTATCACAAATGGAGATGACAGAGGAGATGGGGAGCACAGCAGGGTACTGGTGGCCATGAGTCACTTGGTACTGCATGAGACAAGACATCGTGCCTCCACGGCCGCTGAGGAGGGAGGTGTCTTGGTTGAGGTTTTAAACAAGCTCATTCTGATAGAAATGGGTTAGAGAGTGGGTAATTATGCCAGCAGATCTCAGAGGTTGTGGCCTCTGTGGAACGTGTGGCGAGCAGCTGGAGGTGGCAGCCCCGTTGTGTGATTGAGAGGCGGatggctgctcctgctctgaTGTTCATGTGGCGATGAGAATTTAGGCGTCCCagtttccagcagtgctggcttcCTTGCAGGTACAAAGGGGTTTTCTGCCTTTATTACGAGGGGGGAGGACACTTTACAAAATGCAGAGCGGTGGGGAGCCGGAGGAGACTAACGCTTTGCAGAGAGAACTGTCGGCCCACATTGTTACATTGGCATATTCCCTCTTGGTTGTGGCAAGCATTGAACTCATGTCTGAGACTTACAGCAAGGCAGCAGGAGTGGGATAGTAGCAGAGGAGACAGGGGAGGCGGCACggctgctgccagcagtcaCCCCGCAGGTATCTGGGGAAGGAGATGGCTCCTTGTACCTGCCATTGGCGTTGGGTGGATCCAGTAGATGGTCACATTTCTACAAATGTTAAAAATTTTGGAGCTCTTCAGGAACTCCTTGTTCTGAATGGGTTTTTCACCAGGCACCCAGACCATGGACTGCTCAAAGTAGGTGGTGGTGATTTCTTCACCCTGAGGAAGAGTCAAATTTGAGAACAGCATGGTAAGGCACCCTCACCCCAGCTCAGCACCTGTCTTCTCTTCCTAACCCTAATGCACATCTCCACTTCAAGTACCTAGATTTGTCTGCCTCAAACCCTGGATTTGGGTCTCAGCAGGTGCACATCTGaccagcagcaccctgctctcccctccctccctccaccaTCCTCCACCATCCCCACCTCCACCACCGCAGAAGCCTTCTCCTTTGCAGTCCCCACCATCTGGATCAGCCTTCTGGAGCTCCCTAGCTCATTTAAAACCAAAGATTAAAAcatctcctctctgctttgctcttacTACttaatttctctctccttctgctCCTGATTTTGTGATCGAACACTTTAATTTATTCCTCGCAGAAATTCTTTGCACGGCCGTGTTCTGTAATTTATACCACATGTCTCTGCCATTGCATTATTCCATGGTGTGTTTTGGCAGGCACTTAGGGGGGAGATATATAAAGATTATTGGAtgggtctgtgctgtgctgtctgccAAGGCGGCGCGGTGCATGGTGCTGATGGTGGCCCATAGAGCAAGCTGGCAAATGgctttttctctccagaagGTGTCTggagctgcatttttcttttatagaatTTTTCCATATGGCTTCAGGAAGTCCTACTCAAGAGCCAGCAACACCTGACCGATTTTGAgttgttttcagcattttgctAAAAGCCGTCCCGTTGGGAAGGCggcctggcactgctggggctcCAGGAGGGATTTTCCCCAGTTCGTGTGCTTTTTGCCTCCTTTTGTGCTTCCCCCTCCAAACTACAGAGAAccaggggaaggaggagagcagagattGCTGCTGAAGGTACCGACTGCGTTTCCCAATTTCTCCAAAAGCAGTCAGGCTCCCCAGAAGAAATGGTAGATCTTAAATCTACATTTATCTCCCCGGCTTTTACATTTCAGCTCTCTACCTGGGGCAATGTTCTGCTAAAGACTGAAAAGTCACATCCGTTTTATGGTGGTAGCAGAAAAGATCTATTAGCTTCTTATGGCATAATCAAAGAATCTGTGTCTCAGAATTTGGGTCATGATTCAGGGAAAAGTTTCTTGCCCGCGCTTTATTCCAAACACATGTTCTGCTGGCACTTAATTTGCGATGGCTTCCGGGGATGGGGGTTGAACTGACCCTCATCCTGCAAGTGAGCAGGCTTGGGGATGGAGCACGGCTGCTGCCCTCGCCCCACCGGTagcacagagctggcacagcccctgctggagcagagagaTGGAGGTAGCACTGTTTCCATGCCACACATCAAGCACGCACCTTGTTCAA
The Lagopus muta isolate bLagMut1 chromosome 13, bLagMut1 primary, whole genome shotgun sequence genome window above contains:
- the TNMD gene encoding tenomodulin gives rise to the protein MGGTSQHGPEDCRFLDAEASKTRKKTRTRYKVCGLLFSVLLIAVILVLFGVKHLWNPASRQVYDMEHTFFSHGEKKKIVMEIDPLTRTETFRSGNGSEEILEIHDFKNGITGIFFVGLQKCFIKTQTKVIPETTEAKIPELEGEEITTTYFEQSMVWVPGEKPIQNKEFLKSSKIFNICRNVTIYWIHPTPMAAPELAGLARTEEDTGLFTDDQNWLDGGNERGMEAALPGPKRRTRQLTEEDLPVNDYTENGLEFHPLWDERGYCCAQCRRANRYCRRVCEPLLGYYPYPYCYQGGRVICRIIMPCNWWIARMLGRV